The genomic interval TTTTTATCAATTATTTCAGTATTTTTAAGTTCATCGCCGTTTTGATTAAAAATTTTAAAATCCTGCATTTCAATATTACCCGCATTTTTATTAAATTCTATACTCACAGGAGTTGATAAAATTTTACATTTAGGCATAGGATCAGGAATTTCACCGTTAAAAATCGCAAGAGCCGGCTCGTTATTTGGATAGACGACGTAATCGATAAAATTTAAATCTTGCGCCTGTAAAAAATTTTTCTTTTGCATTGCAAGTTTTTTATCTTTGCAAAATCCGAATACAAACTCGCCAAAACCGTTTTCGTTTACACCTTTTTTACAAAAATTTTCTACATTTGAATTTCCCATTTCGAATACATAACTTGAAATTTTATTATCATCCGCAAAACCGATTCCAACGCTGTCTATATGAAAATCTAAAAATCCGAAACGATGATAAATCGCGCTCATAAGACTATCAATCGCCATTTTCATATCTTCTGCATTATACGAAAAATTTTCAATTACGCTTGAATTAAATCCTGCTGCAAAAGCTCTATCTTGTGGAGTTATACCGGTAAAATTTATTTTTCCTGCTGTTTCGTCGTGAGAAATTTCATTATTTGCTACAACGTATTTTGCGTGATTTTGTGCAGCGATTTCAAGAGTATAATCAGCAGTAAGCGTATTTAAACCGACATCAGTGCGTATATCATTTAAATAATCAAGAGGATTTTGATAAAACGAAAGACCGCTTTTGCTCTCGCTTGCTTCTTTGGCGTCATTTGGAATTTCATTGCAACCGTAAATTGCAAACAAAATTCCGATGACAATTGCCCAAAATTTAAGCTTTTGGACCTGCTTTTGCAAATTCTACGCCTTCTTTTACATCTTCATATCGTTTGAAATTTTCGATAAACATTTTAGCCAATTTATCGCGCATTTTTAAGAAATCTTCTTTATTATTCCAAGTGTTTATAGGATTTAGAAGTTTTGTCT from Campylobacter hominis ATCC BAA-381 carries:
- a CDS encoding CAP domain-containing protein; this encodes MQKQVQKLKFWAIVIGILFAIYGCNEIPNDAKEASESKSGLSFYQNPLDYLNDIRTDVGLNTLTADYTLEIAAQNHAKYVVANNEISHDETAGKINFTGITPQDRAFAAGFNSSVIENFSYNAEDMKMAIDSLMSAIYHRFGFLDFHIDSVGIGFADDNKISSYVFEMGNSNVENFCKKGVNENGFGEFVFGFCKDKKLAMQKKNFLQAQDLNFIDYVVYPNNEPALAIFNGEIPDPMPKCKILSTPVSIEFNKNAGNIEMQDFKIFNQNGDELKNTEIIDKNNDINGRFNQFQFAVFSKEIFDFDSTYKAQFDYTQNGEAKRIEWEFKTQTPKNHYFVVNGGENLALLPNMTYDIFVRPSDCNDVFKKFKISYSNMQKPEISGLFGNILRVNLNGAKGAKAEISLDNGKTLKLFLKEKSPNYSDNRIKLGIFAGILGIILVFMIIKRRKNAKTMGRSF